The genomic region TACCTGTCCAAACACTGTATGTACGCCATTTAAATGGGGCTGCTCTTCATGTACGATAAAAAATTGAGAGGAGCCTGTATCCTTTCCGGCATGAGCCATAGATAAGCTGCCAGGAACATGTTTATGAGGATTACCTTCTGTTTCACATTTAATGGTATATCCGGCATTACCTGTTCCATCTCCCCTTGGGCAGCCGCCCTGACTCACAAAACCCGGGATAACCCGGTGAAATGTAAGACCGTCATAAAAACCGTCATTAGCCAGTTTTTCAAAGTTGGCAACGGTGCCAGGAGCTTCATCCGGATATAATTCAAACTCAATTTTATCTCCATTTTCCATTATAATATAGCCTTGTTTCGTCAAATAAATCATCTCCTTTTATATCAATCGTACTTATCATATCACAAAAGAAAGCATCCATCAGCGAATTTGTTGCGTCTATAGAAACCTTATCCGCCCGCGCGTTTGTTTATCTTGTCAAGCTACGGCTCCCAGGTCGCTTTTCTATTCATAAGACAGGTCGTTCTGGGTTAGGGACTGGTAGGATTCTCTTTTGACGACCAGCTGGCTTTTTCCATTTTCAACAAATACAACAGCTGGCTTCGGGAAGCGGTTATAGTTGTTTGACATAGAGTAACCATATGCTCCAGTTGAAAATATAGCCAGAATATCTCCTGCTTCTATTGAATCAGGCACCTTTTCATCCCATATTAGCATGTCACCTGTTTCACAGCATTTTCCTGCAACGGAGACAGCCTTTGCGGGTGCTTCATGAAGCTTGTTTGCAACAACAGCTTGATATTTGGCGTTATATAATGCAGGCCGAATGTTGTCTGTCATTCCCCCGTTCACCGAAACATAGGTCCGTATTCCAGGGATTTCCTTAATCGATCCAACGGAATAAAGAGTTATTCCTGCGTCACCAACTATCGCCCGTCCAGGCTCAATCCAGATTTCCGGAACAGGAAGCCCGAAATGTCCTGCCTGTTTTTTCACTTCCTCAACCAGCACTTCTGCATATTGAGCCAGCGGTTTCGGCTCATCCTCCTCAGTATATTTAATACCAAAGCCGCCGCCTAAGTTTAAAACTTCAGGGATATAATGATGAGTCTGATACCAATGGTTCATAGTCTGATAGAGTTTTTGTACAGCCATAACAAAACCAGTCGTTTCAAAAATCTGCGAACCGATGTGACAGTGTAGTCCCATTACGTTTATATTTTCATTGGGAAGAAGCTGTAACAGCGCTTGTTCAGCCTGTCCATTCGATAAATCAAAGCCAAATTTGGAATCTTCCTGTCCTGTTAGAATATAGTCATGCGTATGAGCCTCAATTCCCGGTGTGACTCTTAATAGAACATTGATATCCTGTTGATATTCATTTACCAGATTTTCCAATAGATTGATTTCATAAAAATTATCTACAACAATACATCCGATTTTATGTTTTAGCGCCATATCCAATTCTTCTTCACTTTTATTATTTCCATGCAGATGGATTCTTTCCACTGGGAAATCTGCCTGTAGAGCTGTATAAAGTTCACCTTGTGAAACAACATCCAGGCTTAGTCCCTCCTGTTTAGCAACCTGAAGCATCGCAACAGAGGAAAAAGCCTTACTGGCATACGCCACCTGAAAAGGTACCTCAAGTTTCTTAAATGTCTCCACAAATGCTTTGGCATTCTCCCTGATTTTATGAACATCATAAACATAAAGTGGTGTCCCATATGTCCGGGCAAGCTCGAGCATATCGATTCCGCCAAAATGTAAATGATTTGATTTATTAGTAGACATCATATTCACCCCTGTAAATTAAAAAAGAAGGAGACAGTGCCACTGCCTCCCAAAAATAAAAGTACCGATAAAGTATAAAAATACTTTATCATATCCTTCTTTTTGTTTCAATATTATTTCCATGGTTGTCTATGGTCATTCTTTGGCCGTACAATACTTGGACGACGGTTTGTTAATGGTACGGACACTCTGAACAGAATCTGACTCATTCCCTTCGCATCAAATGGAATAAACGGCCACATATAAGGAGTATTAAGGGAATTTCTGCTGACCAGGAACAGAATATAGAGCGTACCTCCAATGGTAAAACCATTGATTCCAAACAGAGCTACAGAAATTATAAGCAAGAGCCTTGTCATCTTATTTGCGACACCCAGTTCATAGCTTGGCGTTGCAAAAGCCCCAATTGCACATATTGACACATAAAGAATAACTTCAGGCATAAACAAGCCTACATCAATAGCAATTTGCCCAATTAGAACAGCCGCAATTAAGCCCATCGCCGTGGACAGTGGTGTTGGTGTGTGAATGGCTGCCATTCGCAAAAACTCAATCCCTATATCAGCTAATATAAGCTGGATAACAACAGGGATGTTCCCTTCCTCTTTAGGACCGATAAACTCCAATCCTGAAGGCAGCAACGTTGGATCTAAAACGAATGTGAGCCAGAGTGGCAGCAAAAAAATGGACGCTAATATCCCTAAAAAGCGGATCCATCTTACAAATGAACCTGCTGCCGGTGATTCACGAAATTCTTCAGCATGCTGTACATGGTGAAAATAGGTTGTAGGTGTAATAATCATACTTGGTGACGTATCAACCATTACAATGACATGGCCTTCTAACAAATGTGAAGAAGCCACATCCGGGCGCTCAGTGTAACGAACCATTGGGAATGGATTAAACCCCTGATGAACTAAAAATTCCTCAATCGTTTTATCCGCCATAGAAATCCCATCAACTTCTATATTTTCAATTTCAGTTTTTATTAAGTCCACAAGCCCTTGATCTGCTACATCTTTTAGGTACATAAAAACGACATCTGTTTTGGAACGTTCACCAACCTTCGTTATTTCCACACGTAATCGTTCATCCCGAATCCTTCTGCGTGTAAGAGAGGTATTTTCAATAATATTCTCTGTATAACCATCTCTTGAGCCCCTTACAACTTTTTCTGTATCCGGCTCCTGAGGGGATCTTCCCGGATAAGAACGGACATCAACAATAAACGCATGCTTTTCACCATCAACAAAAATAACGATAAGACCAGAGAGAAGTTCATCAACTGCTTCATCCATCGTTTTGACTTCAGTCACCTGCTGATGAACGAGTCGATTATGGATGACTTCATTAACCTTTGCATAATTAGTTTCAAAATCATTGATTTCAACTAATTTCTTTATAATTTCAATAATATAAGCTGTATCGCACATTCCTGTCAGATAGTAGATATCAACATCTTTTTTTAACACCTTAATCTGTCTGAAACCGAGATCAAAGGATGTTCCGACACCTACACGATCCTTCATGTACTTTTCATTTTCGGTCAGCTTTTCGGATACAGCAATCTTTTGTGACTTTGACATAAGCCGTATCTACCCTTTCCGTTATCCTTTTGGTTTAAAGAAAACAGCTACGAGAAATCCGAATAAAATGGCCGAGGCTATACCTGCTGAAGTTAATTGAAAAATTCCAATGGCCACTCCGATAAAGCCATGATCTTCAGCCTGTTTCATCGCTCCATGCAACAGGGAGTGACCAAAGCTTGTAATAGGAACGGTAGCACCTGCTCCGGCAAATTTAATTAATTTATCATATAAACTGAACCCATCAAGAATGGCACCTGTGACAACAAATGAAGATAAGACATGGGCAGGTGTCAGCTTGGCTACATCAAGTAAAATTTGTCCAATCACGCATATTCCGCCCCCAACGAGAAAAGCCCATAAATAGTCCAATTAACTCAACTCCTCTCTTGTCAGCACTACACCATGTGCTATGGATGGCATCGTTTCTTTCTGTTGGATCATTGTCGGACTGTGAAGGCAGCCTGTTGCTGCAATTAGCACACGATTCAAACGGCCCTTTCGCAGTTCGGATACAATATGCCCATAGGTCACAACTGCTGAACAGGCTGTCCCACTGCCACCTGCGAAAACAGGTTGATCACTGTTATAAATCATTAATCCACAATCATTATGCACGTGATCAATATTTATTCCATCCTCTTTCATCATATCCTTAAGAATTGGACTTCCAATAGAGGACAAATCCCCCGTGACAATTAAATCATAGTCATTCGGGGAACGACCCACATCAGCCAGATGGGTTTTTATGGTGTCATAAGCTGCCGGAACCATAGCAGAACCCATATCAAATGGATCACCTATCTGATAGTCCATTACCTTTCCGATTGTGGCTGCTTCTACTCTTATTGTTGAGGGTTCTTGAGAAACTAATGCACTCCCCCCACCCGTAATTGTCGTTGTAGCTGTAGCAGGTTTTTGCCCGCCATACTCTGTGGGATATCGGAACTGTCTCTCTGCTGTTGCATTATGACTGCTGGTAGCAGCAATCGCATTGTTGACAAAACCGGCATCCACTAATGCAGAAGCGACAGCCAGCGTTTCCATCGAGGTGGAACATGCCCCAAACATATTTAAAATCGGTATACACAAGGTTCTAGCTGCATAGTTTGACGTAACATTCTGGTTGAGCAAATCGCCACTTAACATTAAATCGATCTGATCTTTTTGTAATCTGGCCTTTTGAATACAGGTTTGTATAGACTGCTGGAGGATTTTTCTTTCTGCCTTCTCCCAGTTATCTTCATGACAATGTAAATCATCAAAAGTGATATCAAAGGTTTCGCTAAGAGGACCCTGTGCTTCCATGGGACCTCCAACGGTTGCGGTTTCATTAATGTATACTTGATTTTCAAATATCCATGTCTGCTTCCCTAGTTTACCCATGTGAATCCTCCTGTTTATTGCATGATTAAGTACCGGATAATCCCAACCAGATATGCGGAAACCGTTCCATAAACAATAACGGAGCCTGCCAATTTAAACATATTCCCACCAACACCCAAAACTAAGCCTTCACTCTTATGCTCTAAAGCTGCACTTGTAACTGCATTGGCAAATCCGGTGATAGGAACAGCTGAACCTGCACCTGCAAACTGGGCTAACTTATCATATACACCAAAGCCGGTCAGTAGAGATGAAATCAGGATCAGCGTAGCAGCCGTTGGACTGGCTGCATCCTTTTCACTGTACCCAAAAACGCCAATATAAAAATCAGTTAAGGCTTGACCTACAACACAAATTAATCCACCGACAACGAAGGCTTTCACACAGTTAAGGAATAAATTAGGTTTGGGCTGATAGGATTTAACCGTATTTTTATAATTTTGCTTATCAAATTTATTACTCATATCACCACTCCAATAATTCATTTCACGAAGATCATCCACTGAAACAGGGACCCGAAAACCTTTCCCAGAACAAGTGCCATTAAAAATCCCAAAATATACCTATCCACACCAACTCTTTTGGCAAGGATAGGAAATACATTAAGAACTTCAGTTAATGCAGCTGCCAGCATACCGATAAAAATACCATGAAATAACCCCCACACCATTTCAATAAAAACGGGGAGGCTGAAGACAAATGAACTGAAGGATAAGAGCGTACCAAATAGTGCACCAGCAATCACACTTGTTTCATAATACTGTGTAAAGACATGTGTTTTACTTAGCTGGATCAGCCTGGGAATCACACCTAAAACGGTTAAAAACGCAACAAACCCCGCACCTACCGCAAGCCCGGAAGAAAGTCCGATCATCACTTCCAGCAGTTTAATCATAATCATCGTTCTTACTCATTTGATTTTCATGTAAAATCACGTAATTATCCAGTTCCTGCTGATATTTATGGATTTCTACTTCTAATGGGCTAGGTTCTTCGTTAATTCGTTTCTTAAAGACATGATTAAAAAACAGGATCATGCCCAGCCCCAGGCCTATAGAATATGGGATTTGAAGCCACAGAGGATAAGGATTGCTCTTGCCTGTCAGCAAATAATGGAGATGCTGCTGGACCTCCTGCATGCTCACATCATAATGAAAATTCATAATAGCCATTCCCGAACCAATAAATAACAATAGCCAGATAAAACCGACGATGAACAATCGAGGCTTTTTTGGCGATACATCTATATAGGCAATGGTCTGATTAGGCCCAATCGATTGAAATTCCAAATTAGGATGCTGATTTCCAAGAATTTGTATAACGGAGTAAATGTCCAGTACCACTATGTTTTTATCGTCCTTTTTCACCTGATAGATAAAGGTGTTTTCCAGAAGCTTTCGCCAATGATTATTTGCCGTTATAAAGGCTATATCCTTAAGCAACAGCTTCTTTTCCTTAGGTATTTTAATTTTATGACGTAATCGTATATAAACCTGTTCCCCCATGGCACAACACTCCTCTCTTGTTGAGAAGTTTACGTTTATTATGTGTAACTGCCGGTTTGTTCATGCAAAAAGTTACGTGGCCTCTCCCGATCTATTATCCAGTAATTTCCCATAAAAAAATGCCAGCTTTTCAGCTGACATTTTTCAGTTTATGTTTTCATTTGATCACGTATATGATCCAATATTTTCTTTTCCAGCCTCGATACCTGTACTTGTGAAATATCGAGTCGATGAGCGACTTCCGATTGTGTCTGGTCTTTATAGTATCGCAAATAAATAATGAGTCGCTCTCTTTCGTCTAAATTTCGAATCACTTCTTTCAGAGCGATTTTATCAAACCACTTTGAATCTTCATCGGACATTTGATCCAAAAGTGTAATCGGGTCTCCATCATTTTCATAAACCGTTTCATGTATGGAATGAGGGGATTTTGAAGCTTCCTGAGCGAACACAATATCTTCCGGTGAAATATCCATTTCATCCGCTAACTCCTGTATAGTTGGGGACCGGCCGTATTCCTTGGATAATTCATCCCGCTTTTTCCTGATTTTGTTGCCGGTCTCCTTTAATGAGCGGCTCACTTTGACACTTCCATCATCACGAATGAAACGTTGAATCTCACCAATAATCATAGGAACTGCATAAGTGGAAAATTTGACTTCATAAGTAAGATCAAACTTATCAATTGACTTTAACAGACCTATACTGCCGATTTGAAACAAATCATCCGGATCGTATCCCCGGTTCAGAAAGCGCTGCACGACAGACCATACAAGTCGCGTGTTTTTTTCCACCAGAAAGTCTCTTGCATCCTGATCCCCTTGCTGACTTTCATGAATTAGCTGCTTCACTTCTTCATCCGACAACGGCTTCTCGCTATTGGAAGTTTTCAGTTCCACATCCATAGACATATCCCCTTATTCACACAAGGTTTTCGCTTTTTTGAAAATGTTTCCTCAGCTTAACCGTTGTGCCTCTACCTTTTTCAGATTGAATGTCAACTTCATCCATAAAGTTCTCCATGATGGTAAAACCCATTCCAGATCGCTCAAGTTCCGGTTTTGATGTATACAATGGCTGCTTGGCCTCATCTAAATCGTCAATTCCTATTCCTTCATCCCGAATGGTGAGTTCTACAAATTGATCATGTAGAACACAATCCATATAAACTTTACCGTCTACATCCTTTTCATAGCCATGGATAATCGCATTTGTGACCGCCTCAGAGACAACGGTTTTAATTTCCGTAAGCTCGTCCATAGTTGGATCTACCTGGGCAATAAAAGATGCAATGGTAACCCTGGCAAAGGACTCATTTTCACTTATAGCTGAAAATTCGAGGTGCATCTCATTTTTCATGATGCCACCCCCAGATTTTTGAGCGCTTCCGCTTCATCTTCTTCCAGTCGGACAATTTTAAATAGGCCTGACAGCTCAAAAAGCCTTTTAACAGATGGGGAAATTGAACATACAACCATTTCTCCACCTAATTCCTGAACCTCTTTATATCTGCCAAGCATAACGCCCAAACCTGAACTATCCATAAAACTCAGATCTTCTAAGTTAACAACGACATGCTGAATATCACTCTTTTTCATCTCTGACTGCCATTGCTGTTTTAAATCTTCAGACGTATGGTGGTCTAATTCACCCGTTAATCTTACGAGCAATACTTGATGTTTGCTTTCAAATTGCACAGAAAGACTCAAGATTGAATGCCTCCTTTTTGCTTGCTTTACTTCTCCTTGAGTCTTTCTTCTTTGTCCTTTCGTTTTCCTGCTTGCTGACAAAAGAAGTGCAATTTCGTCAAAATGACTTACATTTTAAAACGGTTTGTAAAAATGACTCATTGTACGCTTCATTAAGGTCCAGATTCCTGCCTGCTGAATATCCTGATTCACAATTAATGGGGTCTCGGATAATATATTTTTGTCATTCACTAGTTTAAGGGTACCTACTTCCTGTCCCTTCTTAAGCGGTAACGACAGGTCCTCTTTATATTCAATGACCTGCTCCAGATTTTCAGTTTTTTCACCCTTTTTCATTAAGATGGAAACCTGATCCCCTGTTACAACTTTCACATTAGCCTTATCCGCTTTAAGCAGATTCATCTCATCCACTTGTTCAAACCGATCATAAACCGGTTTTGTGTTATATTGCTGAAATGCATAATCAAGCATAGCTGAAATATCCTTATTTCTCTTCTTTGTCGTTTCTGCGCCCATTACAACAGCAATGACACGCATTTCATCCTTTTTGGCAGTCGCTGTCAGACAATATTTCGCCTCACTTGTATACCCTGTTTTTAATCCATCTACTCCTTTATAAAACTTTACGAGCTTGTTTGTGTTCACTAACCAGAACTCATCCTCTGTTCCTTTACGTAAATAATCATCATAAATGCTTGTATATTCCGTTATTTGCTCATGCTTCAGTAGTTCCTTCGCCATGACAGCCATATCCTGCGCTGTACTGTAGTGACCTTCTGCAGGCAGTCCCGTTGTATTTTTAAACTTTGTATTCTTTAAACCTAACTCCTTCGCCTTTTTATTCATTTGTTCAACAAAAGCCTTTTCCGAACCAGCAATACGTTCAGCTAAAGCAACGGAAGCATCATTTCCGGATGCAACGGCAATCCCTTTTAAAAGATCCTCAACAGTCATTTCCTCGCCTTCTTCAAGGAAAATCTGCGAGCCACCCATAGATGCCGCATTCTCGCTGATACGCACTTTTTCATCAAGCTTAATTTTCCCGCTTTCCAGGGCCTCCATTATGAGGATCATCGTCATGACCTTTGTCATACTGGCGGGTGGTAGACGTTCTTCACTATTTTTCTTATACAGAATTTCTCCTGTATCCTTTTCCATTAAAATCGCTGACTTTGAGTTTTCAGCCAGATCCACTTCTGCTTTTTCTGATTGTTCTGCCTGTACGGGTAAAACCATAGTTGATGTGAGTAAACAAAAAATCGATAGCATTGTTGCCACTTTTCTCATTCGTTTCCCTCCATACCTGTTGCATAGGAATTTTTCTGATGCACTTTAAAGGAACTGCATTTTAAATCGGAACATGGACAAGCCTTTTCATGATTCCTTTCATATTTTTTCCATGATGGATTAAATTTATAAGTATAAAAAAAGAAAATCCCGACTGAATCGGAATTTTCTTTCTGGAGACTATTCAATAATGTTGCGTACGAGTTCTGGTTTGTTTACAGGGTCTTTTTGAATCTGGATATTATTATAAAGGATTTCTTTAATTTCCTCGACGTTTTCCTGGTTTGAATGAACGGTTACCAGCGACTCACCAGCTTCCGCATAGTCACCGATTTTTTTGTTTAGCATTAAGCCTACAGCTAAATCAATTTCAGATTCCTTCGTTGCTCTGCCTGCACCTAAATGCATCGCGGCTTTGCCAATCTCATCAGCTGTCATTCCGCTCACATAACCGCTTTCCCTGGCAGGGAGATCAATTTGATGCGTGGCTCGAGGCAGTAACTCAGGGTTTTCAACCACTTTCCCATCTCCACCCTGAGATTCTAAAAAGGTACGGAATTTTTCAAGAGCATTTCCATTAGCGATATTTTGTTCAAGCTTGCTTTTTGCTTCATCCAGAGTTTGAGCCCGGTTACCTAAAACAGCCATCTGACTGCCCAGTGTCAGACATAACTCTGTCAGATCCTCAGGCCCTTCTCCTTTCAGAGTATCAATGGCTTCCTGAACTTCCAGGGCATTACCAATGGCATGACCCAACGGCTGATTCATGTCACTGATCACGGCCATTGTTCTGCGCCCTACCTGATTTCCGATAGATACCATGGCCTTGGCTAACTCCTCCGACTCATCTTCTGTTTTCATAAAAGCCCCGGCACCTGTTTTTACATCTAAAACGATGGCATCGGCACCTGCCGCAATTTTTTTACTCATAATAGAGCTGGCTATTAAAGGTATGGAATTTACTGTAGCCGTTACGTCACGCAGACCATAAAGCTTTTTATCCGCAGGTGTAAGATTCCCGGATTGCCCAATCACCGAAACCTTATTCTGATTTACGAGTTCTATGAATTTATCCTTGTCCATTTCAACATGGAATCCTGATACAGATTCCAATTTATCAATGGTACCACCGGTGTGGCCTAACCCCCGCCCGCTCATTTTGGCTACGGGGACACCCAGAGATGCTACCAGAGGAGCCAGAACCAGCGTTGTTGTATCTCCTACACCACCTGTAGAATGTTTATCCACTTTTATACCTTCAATAGATGACAGGTCAATGGTATCTCCAGAGTTGACCATCGCCATCGTCAGATTCGCCCGTTCTTCTTCTGTCATGTCCTGAAAGAAGATGGCCATACACAGAGCGCTCGCCTGATAATCAGGAATCGTTCCATTTGTATATTCCTCTATAAAAAAATCAACTTCCTCTTTCGTCAGAGCTTCCCCATCTCGTTTTTTTGTAATCACATCATACATTCTCATATTCCGTCACCCTTTCAAATTTTCGGGTTTATTAAGGTAAAGAACGAACAATTTCTTTTACAAAGGATAAAAAGTCCTGTTTTACTTTTTCCGTCGTCTCTATCACTTCCTGATGGGATAAAGGCTGATCCAGAATTCCTGCTGCCATGTTCGAAATACAGGAAATACCCAGCACTTTGAGTCCAGTATGATTAGCAACGATAACCTCCGGGACTGTAGACATTCCTACTGCATCTCCTCCAAGGGTTCTCAGCATACGAATTTCAGCACCCGTTTCATAAGAGGGCCCCGTATTTCCGACATAAACTCCGTTTTGGATCGTTAATTGAAGCTTATCGGCACATCCTTCTGCAAGTTTGATAAGGTCGTGATCATAGGCCTGAGACATATCCGGAAAACGGGGACCCATTTCATCTGCATTGGGGCCAATCAGCGGATTGTCACCCATCATATTTATATGATCCTGAATAAGCATTAAATCACCAGGCTGGAAGGATTCATTAATTCCTCCAGCCGCATTAGTTACCAGCAATTTTTCCACGCCCAATTCCTTCAAGACTCTAACAGGAAAGGTTACCTGCTCCATGGCATAGCCTTCATAATAATGAAAACGTCCCTGCATAGCTATAACTTCTTTTCCCTCAAGTGTTCCTATTACAAGCTGACCCTTATGTCCTGTAACAGTGGATTGTGGAAAATGCGGAATATCTTTATAAGAAATAACGACAGGATTTTCAATTTCATCAGCTAAAACCCCAAGGCCGGATCCCAATATAAGACCTGTATCCGGTTGTTTTCCTGTTATTTTATTGGTTATAAATGCTGCTGCTCCTTTTATTTGACTCACAGTGATTTCCTCCTACTCAATATCCTTAAGAAAACTTTCTCCATGCTCCGGCATTTTAATCTGATAGTTTTCAGCAACGGTTGCCCCGATATCAGCAAATGTATTTCGAACAGAAAGCTCTTTCCCTTCTCCAATTTGATTATGATAGACGAGAAGAGGAACAACTTCCCGGGTATGATCCGTCCCGTGATGCACAGGATCATTTCCATGATCAGCTGTAATGATAAGCAAGTCATCATCCCTTAATTTATTTAAGACTTCAGGCAGCCTTCTATCATAAGCTTCCAGTGCTTCTCCATATCCTTGCGGGTCCCGGCGATGACCATACTTTGCATCAAAGTCCACTAAATTTAAAAAGTTTAAGCCATGGAAATCTTCATCCATAGATTCAACCAGTTTATCCATACCATCCATATTATCTTTTGTGCGAATGGCTTTTGTCACACCTTCCCCATCATAAATATCTGAAATTTTACCGAGTGCAATTACATCATACCCTTCATCCTTCAAGTCATTCATAACTGTTCGTCCAAATGGTTTTAAGGCATAATCGTGACGGTTGGAAGTACGCTCAAATGCTCCTGGTTCACCCACAAACGGGCGGGCAATCACGCGGCCAACCATGTATTTTTCATCTTTTGTGATTTCTCGGGCAATTTCACAGATTTCATAAAGTTCATCAAGGGAAACCACTTCTTCATGTGCAGCAATTTGCAAAACAGAATCAGCAGACGTATAGACAATAAGCGCTCCGGATTCCATATGTTCCTGGCCAAGTTCTTTAATGATTTCCGTACCTGAGGCTGGTTTATTCCCGATAATTTTACGGCCGGTTCTTTCCTCCAATTGCTTGACCAGTTCAGGCGGAAATCCATCAGGAAACGTTCGAAAAGGCTTATCAATGTATAAGCCCATAATCTCCCAGTGCCCGGTCATCGTATCCTTACCATTGGAAGCTTCCTGCATAATGGTGTAATGAGCTTCCGGCTGATTTGCCTGTTCGATTCCAGGAATTTGGCGAATATTACTTAAGCCGAGCTTTCCCATGTTGGGCATATTCAGTCCATTCATTTGCTCAGCAATATGTCCTAAAGTATCAGCACCTTGATCATCAAATTGTTCTGCATCTGGTGCTTCCCCGATTCCCACTGAGTCCATGACAATTAAAAAGGTTCGCTTAAAAGTTTTCATCAATAATCCCTCCTATATTATGACATTCCCTAATTCAAGTAAGAATATAATTTGAGCATGGTTGTAGGATGTCAGACAACCTAAATCAAAAATTTCAAGTCTATGCTCTTGGATGATAGTTTTTATAAATATCTTTTAATCTTGCTTTTGTTACATGTGTATACACCTGCGTGGTTGAAATATCAGCATGTCCAAGCATCTCCTGCACCGCCCTTAAATCAGCGCCATTTTCAAGTAAGTGCGTTGCAAAGGAGTGCCTGAGAGTATGGGGAGTTATTTCTTTTTGAATTCCCTTCTCTCTCGCAATCGCTTTTAAAACCTTCCAAAATCCCTGTCTGGTCATCGCCTTTCCCCGATGATTCAAAAACAGTGCATCCTCTTTCTTTTCCTTTAATAACAGGGAACGTGAATGATACAAGTAATATTCGACGGCTTTTTCCGCATGAGAACCAAGGGGAATAATTCGTTCTTTGGATCCTTTCCCAAAGCACCGGACAAAGCCCATCGTTAAATGCAGATCATTTAATGTCAGCGTTAACAGTTCTGTTACACGCAGTCCGGTTGCATATAACATCTCCAGCATGGCTCGATTT from Virgibacillus sp. MSP4-1 harbors:
- a CDS encoding peptidylprolyl isomerase, which encodes MENGDKIEFELYPDEAPGTVANFEKLANDGFYDGLTFHRVIPGFVSQGGCPRGDGTGNAGYTIKCETEGNPHKHVPGSLSMAHAGKDTGSSQFFIVHEEQPHLNGVHTVFGQVTSGLETAKAMKNGDVMKEVKVNE
- the lysA gene encoding diaminopimelate decarboxylase, translating into MSTNKSNHLHFGGIDMLELARTYGTPLYVYDVHKIRENAKAFVETFKKLEVPFQVAYASKAFSSVAMLQVAKQEGLSLDVVSQGELYTALQADFPVERIHLHGNNKSEEELDMALKHKIGCIVVDNFYEINLLENLVNEYQQDINVLLRVTPGIEAHTHDYILTGQEDSKFGFDLSNGQAEQALLQLLPNENINVMGLHCHIGSQIFETTGFVMAVQKLYQTMNHWYQTHHYIPEVLNLGGGFGIKYTEEDEPKPLAQYAEVLVEEVKKQAGHFGLPVPEIWIEPGRAIVGDAGITLYSVGSIKEIPGIRTYVSVNGGMTDNIRPALYNAKYQAVVANKLHEAPAKAVSVAGKCCETGDMLIWDEKVPDSIEAGDILAIFSTGAYGYSMSNNYNRFPKPAVVFVENGKSQLVVKRESYQSLTQNDLSYE
- a CDS encoding spore germination protein; this encodes MSKSQKIAVSEKLTENEKYMKDRVGVGTSFDLGFRQIKVLKKDVDIYYLTGMCDTAYIIEIIKKLVEINDFETNYAKVNEVIHNRLVHQQVTEVKTMDEAVDELLSGLIVIFVDGEKHAFIVDVRSYPGRSPQEPDTEKVVRGSRDGYTENIIENTSLTRRRIRDERLRVEITKVGERSKTDVVFMYLKDVADQGLVDLIKTEIENIEVDGISMADKTIEEFLVHQGFNPFPMVRYTERPDVASSHLLEGHVIVMVDTSPSMIITPTTYFHHVQHAEEFRESPAAGSFVRWIRFLGILASIFLLPLWLTFVLDPTLLPSGLEFIGPKEEGNIPVVIQLILADIGIEFLRMAAIHTPTPLSTAMGLIAAVLIGQIAIDVGLFMPEVILYVSICAIGAFATPSYELGVANKMTRLLLIISVALFGINGFTIGGTLYILFLVSRNSLNTPYMWPFIPFDAKGMSQILFRVSVPLTNRRPSIVRPKNDHRQPWK
- the spoVAE gene encoding stage V sporulation protein AE is translated as MDYLWAFLVGGGICVIGQILLDVAKLTPAHVLSSFVVTGAILDGFSLYDKLIKFAGAGATVPITSFGHSLLHGAMKQAEDHGFIGVAIGIFQLTSAGIASAILFGFLVAVFFKPKG
- the spoVAD gene encoding stage V sporulation protein AD gives rise to the protein MGKLGKQTWIFENQVYINETATVGGPMEAQGPLSETFDITFDDLHCHEDNWEKAERKILQQSIQTCIQKARLQKDQIDLMLSGDLLNQNVTSNYAARTLCIPILNMFGACSTSMETLAVASALVDAGFVNNAIAATSSHNATAERQFRYPTEYGGQKPATATTTITGGGSALVSQEPSTIRVEAATIGKVMDYQIGDPFDMGSAMVPAAYDTIKTHLADVGRSPNDYDLIVTGDLSSIGSPILKDMMKEDGINIDHVHNDCGLMIYNSDQPVFAGGSGTACSAVVTYGHIVSELRKGRLNRVLIAATGCLHSPTMIQQKETMPSIAHGVVLTREELS
- the spoVAC gene encoding stage V sporulation protein AC gives rise to the protein MSNKFDKQNYKNTVKSYQPKPNLFLNCVKAFVVGGLICVVGQALTDFYIGVFGYSEKDAASPTAATLILISSLLTGFGVYDKLAQFAGAGSAVPITGFANAVTSAALEHKSEGLVLGVGGNMFKLAGSVIVYGTVSAYLVGIIRYLIMQ
- a CDS encoding stage V sporulation protein AB, with product MIMIKLLEVMIGLSSGLAVGAGFVAFLTVLGVIPRLIQLSKTHVFTQYYETSVIAGALFGTLLSFSSFVFSLPVFIEMVWGLFHGIFIGMLAAALTEVLNVFPILAKRVGVDRYILGFLMALVLGKVFGSLFQWMIFVK
- a CDS encoding stage V sporulation protein AA, giving the protein MGEQVYIRLRHKIKIPKEKKLLLKDIAFITANNHWRKLLENTFIYQVKKDDKNIVVLDIYSVIQILGNQHPNLEFQSIGPNQTIAYIDVSPKKPRLFIVGFIWLLLFIGSGMAIMNFHYDVSMQEVQQHLHYLLTGKSNPYPLWLQIPYSIGLGLGMILFFNHVFKKRINEEPSPLEVEIHKYQQELDNYVILHENQMSKNDDYD